A single window of Pieris rapae chromosome 4, ilPieRapa1.1, whole genome shotgun sequence DNA harbors:
- the LOC110994572 gene encoding uncharacterized protein LOC110994572, with protein MGSIISHLLHFSENIFVCITCSSLVTCLVFTIAMTLLLGIGLGYNYGFIDFKTKNRYVPTRYKYKYQSNPYWQAGNDDEYYDKETNESHPINAESEANSTVRLNYNSNDTRIPQPDNLNESLRNKSVFEFMSVIRQGNELIQPEEKSKAIKKNYNITDVIQNSKIVIPMSDLDLISLLSKWRVENRNYSLQVVVS; from the exons atgggtTCAATAATTTCTCATTTACTGCACTTTTCCGAGAA TATATTCGTCTGCATCACTTGCTCAAGTCTTGTGACCTGTTTAGTTTTTACTATAGCAATGACTTTATTACTTGGTATCGGTCTGGGGTACAATTACGGCTTCATCGATTTCAAAACCAAAAACAGATATG TTCCAACACGTTACAAGTACAAATATCAGTCCAATCCGTATTGGCAAGCTGGCAATGATGACGAGTACTATgacaaagaaacaaatgaatcCCATCCAATAAATGCTGAATCAGAAGCGAATAGTACAGTTAGGTTAAACTATAATTCAAATGATACCAGAATACCTCAAcctgataatttaaatgaatcactaagaaataaatcagttttCGAATTTATGAGTGTAATAAGGCAAGGTAATGAATTAATACAACCAGAAGAAAAGAGTAAAGCAATAAAgaagaattataatataaccgATGTGATACAGAactcaaaaatagtaataccAATGTCTGACTTGGATTTAATTTCTCTTTTATCGAAATGGAGAGTggaaaatagaaattattctTTACAAGTTGTTGTTTCTTAG